One Megalops cyprinoides isolate fMegCyp1 chromosome 4, fMegCyp1.pri, whole genome shotgun sequence genomic window carries:
- the sb:cb288 gene encoding uncharacterized protein sb:cb288 isoform X2 translates to MTPGSFGHKSEGIIKWAHKGVISEQPLVSFSAVESNGSTPTPHPTHTDAPLDRGSGIIPGGIAAAVFISFLLALYAVLWKCMVTPPRRKEKKKRRVRLREQRSQVC, encoded by the exons ATGACTCCAGGCTCGTTTGGACATAAATCAGAGGGAATCATTAAATGGGCACACAAG gGGGTCATTTCAGAGCAGCCATTGGTCTCATTCTCTGCCGTGGAAAGCAATG GCTCCACACCCACCCcgcaccccacacacactgacgcCCCATTGGACAGAGGCAGCGGGATCATTCCAG GTGGGATTGCAGCAGCGGTGTTCATCAGCTTCTTGTTGGCTCtctatgctgtgctgtggaaaTGCATGGTAACTCCGCCCAGGAG gaaagaaaaaaagaagaggagggtGAGGCTTCGTGAGCAGAGGAGTCAGGTGTGCTGA
- the sb:cb288 gene encoding uncharacterized protein sb:cb288 isoform X1, with the protein MWNELKNKTDFLWHNGNTSLGVISEQPLVSFSAVESNGSTPTPHPTHTDAPLDRGSGIIPGGIAAAVFISFLLALYAVLWKCMVTPPRRKEKKKRRVRLREQRSQVC; encoded by the exons ATGTGGAATGAGCTGAAAAACAAGACGGATTTTCTCTGGCACAACGGAAATACCTCTCTA gGGGTCATTTCAGAGCAGCCATTGGTCTCATTCTCTGCCGTGGAAAGCAATG GCTCCACACCCACCCcgcaccccacacacactgacgcCCCATTGGACAGAGGCAGCGGGATCATTCCAG GTGGGATTGCAGCAGCGGTGTTCATCAGCTTCTTGTTGGCTCtctatgctgtgctgtggaaaTGCATGGTAACTCCGCCCAGGAG gaaagaaaaaaagaagaggagggtGAGGCTTCGTGAGCAGAGGAGTCAGGTGTGCTGA
- the LOC118777175 gene encoding synaptobrevin homolog YKT6-like, protein MKLYSLSVLYKGTNKANLLKAAYDLSSFSFFQRSSVQEFMTFTSALIVERSSHGGRASVKEQDYLCHVYVRNDCLSAVVIADTEYPQRVCFTLLDKVLDEFSKQVDSIDWPSGSPDTVRYTALDSYLARYQNPREADAMSKVQAELDETKIILHNTMESLLERGEKLDDLVQKSEHLGNQSKAFYKTARKQNSCCEVM, encoded by the exons ATGAAGCTCTACAGCCTCAGTGTCCTTTACAAAGGGACGAACAAAGCCAACTTGCTGAAAGCGGCCTATGACTTATCTTCCTTTAGTTTCTTTCAGAGGTCCAG CGTGCAGGAGTTCATGACATTCACCAGTGCCCTGATTGTAGAGCGGTCTTCGCATGGCGGTCGGGCTTCTGTCAAGGAACAAG ACTACCTGTGTCACGTGTATGTACGGAATGACTGTCTCAGTGCCGTTGTCATTGCGGATACCGAGTATCCTCAACGGGTTTGCTTCACCTTGCTGGATAAG GTACTGGATGAATTTTCAAAGCAGGTGGACAGCATAGACTGGCCCTCTGGATCTCCGGACACAGTCCGCTACACTGCGCTTGACAGCTACCTCGCCAGATACCAG AATCCTCGGGAGGCAGATGCAATGAGCAAAGTGCAAGCTGAGCTGGATGAAACCAAAATTATTCTG CACAACACAATGGAGTCCCTgttggagagaggggaaaagctGGACGATTTGGTGCAGAAGTCAGAGCACTTGGGAAACCAATCCAAAGCCTTCTACAAGACT GCACGGAAGCAGAACTCTTGCTGTGAGGTGATGTGA